One Perognathus longimembris pacificus isolate PPM17 chromosome 2, ASM2315922v1, whole genome shotgun sequence DNA segment encodes these proteins:
- the LOC125346538 gene encoding LOW QUALITY PROTEIN: cyclin-K-like (The sequence of the model RefSeq protein was modified relative to this genomic sequence to represent the inferred CDS: deleted 1 base in 1 codon) — MKENKENSRPSVTSANLDHTKPCWYWDKKDLAHTPSQLEGLHPATETRYRQEGARFIFDVGTRLGLHYDTLATGIIYFHRFYMFHSFKQFPRYVTGACCLFLAGKVEETPKKCKDIHKTARSLLNDVQFGQFGDDPKEEVMVLERILLQTIKFDLQVEHPYQFLLKYAKQLKSDKNKIQKLVQMAWTFVNDSLCTTLSLQWEPEILAVAVMHLAGRLCKFEIQEWTSKPMYRRWWEQFVQDVPVDVLEDICHQILDLYSQGKQQMPHHTPHPLQQPPSFQPTPQVPPGQPSQPAQGSVPVPSPQKDSQQSAPPQPATQQPKKPSLQPSPPRQATRAVVVSPKEENKAAEPPPPKIPKLETPHPPLPPAHPPPDRKPLLAAALGEAEPPGPVDPSDLPKVQIPPLAHPAPVHQPPPLSHRPPPPPPSSYMTGMSTTSSYMSGEGYQSLQSTMKTEGPSYGALPPAYGPPTHLPYHPHVYLPNPPPPPVPPPPASFPPPTIPPPTPGYPPPPTYNPNFPPPPPRLPPTHAVPPHPPPGLGLPPASYPPPAVPPGGQPPVPPPIPPPGMPPVGGGLGRAAWMR; from the exons AtgaaggagaacaaagaaaattcCAGACCTTCAGTAACGTCAGCAAACCTGGACCACACCAAACCATGTTGGTACTGGGATAAGAAGGACTTGGCTCATACGCCCTCACAGCTTGAAGGACTCCATCCAGCCACAGAGACCCGGTACCGCCAAGAG GGGGCTCGGTTCATCTTCGACGTGGGCACACGGTTGGGGCTCCACTATGACACTCTGGCAACtggaataatttattttcatcGCTTCTATATGTTTCATTCCTTCAAGCAATTCCCAAGATATGTGACAGGAGCCTGTTGTCTCTTTCTGGCTGGAAAAGTAGAAGAAACACCAAAAAAATGCAAAGATATCCACAAAACAGCTCGCAGCTTATTAAACGATGTGCAATTTGGCCAGTTTGGAGATGACCCAAAGGAAGAAGTAATGGTTCTGGAAAGAATCTTACTGCAGACCATTAAGTTTGATTTACAGGTAGAGCATCCATACCAGTTCCTCCTCAAATATGCAAAACAGCTCAAAagtgataaaaacaaaattcaaaagctGGTTCAAATGGCATGGACATTTGTAAATGACAGTCTGTGCACCACCTTGTCACTGCAGTGGGAACCGGAGATCCTAGCAGTAGCAGTGATGCATCTTGCAGGACGTTTGTGTAAATTTGAAATACAAGAATGGACCTCCAAACCCATGTACCGGCGATGGTGGGAGCAGTTTGTTCAAGATGTCCCTGTTGACGTTTTGGAAGACATCTGCCACCAAATCCTGGACCTTTACTCGCAAGGGAAGCAGCAGATGCCACATCACACCCCCCATCCGCTCCAGCAGCCCCCCTCTTTCCAGCCTACACCGCAAGTGCCACCAGGACAACCGTCACAGCCTGCGCAGGGCTCCGTGCCTGTCCCGTCCCCGCAGAAAGACTCCCAGCAGTCAGCTCCGCCGCAGCCAGCCACCCAGCAGCCCAAGAAGCCGTCCCTGCAGCCCAGCCCGCCCCGGCAGGCCACGCGCGCCGTGGTTGTTTCTCCCAAAGAAGAGAACAAAGCAGCAGAACCACCGCCACCTAAAATCCCCAAGCTTGAGACCCCTCACCCGCCCTTGCCTCCGGCCCACCCCCCTCCAGACCGGAAGCCTCTGCTTGCCGCTGCCTTAGGCGAGGCCGAACCCCCCGGCCCAGTGGACCCCAGTGACCTCCCCAAAGTGCAGATTCCTCCTCTGGCCCACCCGGCCCCGGTGCACCAGCCGCCGCCGCTGTCACaccggcccccgcccccacccccgtccaGCTACATGACTGGCATGTCCACTACCAGCTCCTACATGTCTGGGGAGGGCTACCAGAGCCTGCAGTCCACGATGAAAACGGAGGGCCCCTCCTACGGTGCCCTGCCCCCGGCCTAcggcccacccacccacctgccctACCATCCCCATGTCTACCTTCCCAACCCTCCCCCGCCAcctgtgccccctccccctgcttccttccccccacccaccattCCCCCTCCTACTCCAGGCTACCCACCTCCACCTACCTACAACCCCAACTTCCCACCTCCGCCCCCACGCCTGCCCCCCACCCATGCagtcccaccccaccctcctccaGGCCTGGGTCTGCCACCAGCTAGCTACCCACCCCCTGCTGTCCCCCCTGGAGGACAGCCACCTGTacccccacccatcccccctcccGGCATGCcgcccgtggggggggggctggggcgcgCAGCCTGGATGAGATAA